TCGGCCGCTATCGTCTGGAGAAGAAGGATCCGAGCGCCGCGCTGAGCGAGCCGGTGAAGCCGATCACCTTCTATTTCGACACGGCCATCCCCGATCCGATCCGCTTCGCGATGAAGCAGGGCCTGTTGTGGTGGAACAAGGCGTTCGAGGCGGCGGGCTTCAAGAATGCGATCGTGGCGCTGGATCTTCCGGCCGATGTCGATCCGATGGACATCCGCTACCCGACGGTGCTGTGGATCGATCGCGACGAGCGCGGCTTCTCGTCGGGCGGCAGCTATCGCGATCCGCGCACGGGCGAACTGCTCGGCACCAAGACGCACATGGACAGCCACCGCATCCGCACGATCGGCAATTTCTACGATGCCTATTCGGGCGGTCTGCCCGAGGATGGCAGCGGCATCGACGTGGCCGATCCCTCGATCCTGCAGAGCCCGGATGTGTGGAATGCGATGCCCAAGGGCCAGCGCGACATGATCCTGGAGCGCCAGGCGCTTCTGACCGCACACGAACTGGGCCACACGCTGGGCTTCAACCACAATTTCGCGTCGAGCCTGAACAATCAGGCTTCGGTGATGGAATATCCCAGCCCGCGCGTGAAGGTGACGAACGGCAAGCTCGATCTGTCCGAAGCATTCGAGAAGCAGATCGGCGCCTATGACGTCTATATGGCGCGCTACGCCTATACGCCGTTCGCGCCCGCGCAGGAGAAGGCCGGGCTGGACGGGATCATCGCCGACATGCGCGCGCACGGCATCATCTACACGCCGTCCGACGATCCGCGCTGGACGGCCTATGACGATCGCGCGACCCCGACCGAATATCTCCGCGAGACGCTGGATGCGCGCAAGATCATGCTCGCCACGTATGGGCAGGGCATGCTCAAGGCCGACGAGCCGATCGGCGATCTGCGCGATGCGCGGCTGTGGATGGTCTATCTCCACCATCGCTGGGCGATCGACAGCGGCGTGAAATATATTGGCGGCATTTTCACCAACATCGTGGTGAAAGGCGAGACGCTGCCGCCGACCGAGTTCATCCCGACCAAATTGCAGCACGACACGCTCGGCCTGCTGATGGAGGCGATCGATCCCAAGACGCTGGAACTGCCGGAAAGCCTGCTCGTGCAGTTGACTCCGTCGCCGGGCCGCAATCTGGAGGATCTGTCGAAGGACGACATGTTCGATCAGCTGCGCGCCGCGCGGATCGCGGCGGCCATGGTGCTGGAGCCGCTGTTCAATCCGGAGCGGGCGGCGCGCCTCGTCGCCCTGGCTCCGCGTCAGGCGGGGGCGGTGACGCTGCCCGACGTGTTCGACGCGGTGATGGCCAAGACGTGGCATGCCAGCGCCACCGGCACGGCCGAGGAGCGCGCGATCCTGCGCTCGACGCAGGCGGCGGCTTTGGATTCGATGATGATCCTGGGCGCGGCCAAGGATACGGCGCCGGAGGCGAAGGCCTATGCGCTGGATCGTCTGGCGTCGCTGGCGGCCGAGCTGAAGAGCAAGAAGGACAGCGATCCGCTGACGACCGGCTTCTATCGCCAGAGCGCGCGCGACATCGAGCGCTATCTGGAGGAGCCGGCCAAGTGGGCGCCCAAGACGGCGGTGCCGGACTGGGGCGGCAATCCGCGCTCGCGCTACACGGTGAACCCGGGCGCTCCGCTCTGATCCTTCCCATCTCGAAGGGGGAGGGCGCAAAGTGCACCTTCTCCCGTTCGTGCTGAGCCTGTCGAAGCACCGTTCTTTCTCTTGAATAAGAGAGAGCAGGAAGAACGGCCCCCTTCGACAAGCTCAGGGCAAACGGGGTGGGACGTCAGTTTCGCGGCTGTCCCGATCGGGGTCGCGATGAAGTTACGCGGTGAAGAAAGGGAAATCGTCGCCGGCTGCATGCCCGGCGGCGGTTTCCCTTCGCACATCCGGCCGAAACATTTCGGTTGTCGCTTTTCGTGAACGAGGGGAGCATAGGGCCGCCCGCCCGCGTTGTGCGGGTGCGAAACAGGTTTTGAGAACGTGCCTCCCGCAGATCATGCTGCTCCCGGCGATCCCGGCGCCCATCATCGTGGCGACCGAAAGACGCTTCCCCTCGCGGTCGGCGCGATCGGAGTGGTGTTCGGCGATATCGGCACCTCGCCGCTCTACGCGCTGAAGGAAAGCTTCATCGGCCATCATCCGCTGGCCGTGGATCCGCAGCATCTGTTCGGCGTGCTCAGCCTCGTCTTCTGGACGATGATGCTGATCGTCACGATCAAATATGTGCTGATCATCCTGCGCGCGGACAATGACGGGGAGGGCGGCAGCCTCGCCTTGCTGGCGCTGATCGCGCGATCGTCCGGCGCGCGGAAGCTGACCCCGATCATCGCGGTACTGGGCGTGGTGGCGACCGCGCTCTTCTATGGCGATGCGATCATCACGCCGGCCATCTCCGTGCTGTCCGCCGTCGAGGGCCTCGCCACGGTGGAGCCCGCGTTCGTGCATCTGGTGATGCCGATCTCCATCCTGATCCTGATCGGCCTGTTCGCGATCCAGTCGCACGGCACGGCGCGCGTCGGCGCGCTGTTCGGCCCGGTCATGATCTTCTACTTCCTGGTGATCGCGGCGCTCGGTCTTCTCAGCATCGTCGCGCGGCCCGACATTCTCTGGAGCCTCAACCCGGTCTGGGCGGTGCGCTTCTTCGCGCTCGATCCGAAGGTCGCTTTCCTTGCGCTCGGCTCCGTGGTGCTGGCGGTGACGGGCGCGGAGGCGCTGTATGCCGACATGGGCCATTTCGGGCGCAAGGCGATCAGCATCTCGTGGCTGTACGTGGCCTTTCCCTGCCTGATGCTCAATTATCTGGGGCAGGGGGCGCTGCTGCTGGGTCAGCCCGATGCGATCGAAAACCCCTTCTTCCTGATGGCGCCGGAGCAGGTTCGCCTGCCGCTCGTGATCCTCGCCACGCTCGCGACGGTCATCGCCAGCCAGGCGGTGATCTCGGGGGCTTTCTCGGTCACGCAGCAGGCGATCCAGCTCGGCTTCCTGCCGCGCCTGCGGATCGTCTACACCAGTGCGCGCGAAGCCGGGCAGATCTATGTGCCGCTGGTCAACGGCATGCTGCTCGTCTTCGTGGTGCTGATCACGATCGGCTTCCGCAGTTCGTCCAACCTCGCCGCCGCTTATGGCATCGCGGTGACGGGCACGATGTTCATCACGGCCTGCATGCTGGGCGTGCTGACCTTCCGGGTCTGGCGCTGGCACCCCGCGCTGGCCGCGCTCGTGACGGGCGTGGCCCTGCTGGTCGACGGGCTTTATCTCGCCTCGAACATGACCAAGCTGACCGATGGCGGCTGGTTTCCGCTGGCGGTGGCGGTGGTGGTGTTCACGCTGCTGACGACCTGGTCGAAGGGCCAGAAGCTGATGCGCGCACGCGTGGCCGAGGACATGATGGCTGCCGAATTGTTCATCGCCTCCGCCTCGCCCAAGCTGGAACGCGTCCCCGGCACGGCCATCTTCCTGTCCGCCGCCAAGGAGGGCATCCCGGCCGCGCTG
This DNA window, taken from Sphingomonas sp. AP4-R1, encodes the following:
- a CDS encoding zinc-dependent metalloprotease: MMPSETVNAAHKGRRAIHLLRAGCAAIALLGLGGATLAAAPAPAKAGAEAPARTGPAPVHADGYVPFTFDAAKNKVSLEVPVFDQDVLYFVSAATGGGEVELPFDRGVHDTSVIHFVRAGQKVLVVEQNMAFRAPNAAPAEKQNVEDSFPTSVLAALPIESEAGGKVIVDATPLFNRDAANVEAGLRRSNQGNYRFDPQRFAFYPKRMKAFPDNTEIETVATFASDSPGTLVRAVTPDPRSLTFRIHHSFLRAPAPGFHPRDADPRIGVGLGGAMYKDFSKLPDDAPVGQIIGRYRLEKKDPSAALSEPVKPITFYFDTAIPDPIRFAMKQGLLWWNKAFEAAGFKNAIVALDLPADVDPMDIRYPTVLWIDRDERGFSSGGSYRDPRTGELLGTKTHMDSHRIRTIGNFYDAYSGGLPEDGSGIDVADPSILQSPDVWNAMPKGQRDMILERQALLTAHELGHTLGFNHNFASSLNNQASVMEYPSPRVKVTNGKLDLSEAFEKQIGAYDVYMARYAYTPFAPAQEKAGLDGIIADMRAHGIIYTPSDDPRWTAYDDRATPTEYLRETLDARKIMLATYGQGMLKADEPIGDLRDARLWMVYLHHRWAIDSGVKYIGGIFTNIVVKGETLPPTEFIPTKLQHDTLGLLMEAIDPKTLELPESLLVQLTPSPGRNLEDLSKDDMFDQLRAARIAAAMVLEPLFNPERAARLVALAPRQAGAVTLPDVFDAVMAKTWHASATGTAEERAILRSTQAAALDSMMILGAAKDTAPEAKAYALDRLASLAAELKSKKDSDPLTTGFYRQSARDIERYLEEPAKWAPKTAVPDWGGNPRSRYTVNPGAPL
- a CDS encoding potassium transporter Kup, which encodes MVFGDIGTSPLYALKESFIGHHPLAVDPQHLFGVLSLVFWTMMLIVTIKYVLIILRADNDGEGGSLALLALIARSSGARKLTPIIAVLGVVATALFYGDAIITPAISVLSAVEGLATVEPAFVHLVMPISILILIGLFAIQSHGTARVGALFGPVMIFYFLVIAALGLLSIVARPDILWSLNPVWAVRFFALDPKVAFLALGSVVLAVTGAEALYADMGHFGRKAISISWLYVAFPCLMLNYLGQGALLLGQPDAIENPFFLMAPEQVRLPLVILATLATVIASQAVISGAFSVTQQAIQLGFLPRLRIVYTSAREAGQIYVPLVNGMLLVFVVLITIGFRSSSNLAAAYGIAVTGTMFITACMLGVLTFRVWRWHPALAALVTGVALLVDGLYLASNMTKLTDGGWFPLAVAVVVFTLLTTWSKGQKLMRARVAEDMMAAELFIASASPKLERVPGTAIFLSAAKEGIPAALLHNVKHNKVLHERNLILTLIIEQVPFVGEARRLEVADLGEGFFRVFLRYGFMEEMNVPAALDIREICGGPFKQMETSYFLSRQTLIPSPRPGMALWREHLFAWMVRNAESAMEFFRLPTNRVVELGSQVEI